From Psychrobacillus sp. FSL K6-2836, a single genomic window includes:
- a CDS encoding acetyl-CoA C-acetyltransferase, protein MREAVIVAGARTPVGKAKKGSLATVRPDDFGALVVKETLRRAGGYDGPIDDFILGCAMPEAEQGMNVARNIGALAGLPDTTPAITVNRFCSSGLQSIAYGAERIMLGHAEAIIAGGVESMSMVPMMGNTIRPNAHLAQTAPQYYMGMGHTAEQVATKYGISREDQDGFAVRSHELAAAAIAAGKFNDDIVPVEVIKHFVDENNKAQQNKFMFEMDEGVRIGTSLETLAKLRPAFNVRGSVTAGNASQTSDGAGAVLIMDREVAEVQGLKPLAKFRSFAVGGVPPEVMGIGPIVAVPKALKLAGLSIEDIDLWEINEAFASQSIQVVRHLGIDMDKVNVNGGAIALGHPLGATGTILSLKLMSELRRQGKQFGVVTMCIGGGMGAAGVFELI, encoded by the coding sequence ATGCGTGAAGCAGTCATAGTAGCAGGGGCAAGAACGCCAGTAGGTAAAGCGAAAAAAGGATCTTTAGCAACTGTACGTCCTGATGATTTTGGGGCACTTGTGGTTAAAGAAACATTACGAAGAGCGGGCGGTTATGATGGTCCGATAGATGATTTTATATTAGGTTGTGCGATGCCTGAAGCAGAGCAGGGGATGAACGTTGCTCGTAATATCGGTGCATTAGCAGGTCTGCCAGATACAACACCAGCTATTACAGTAAACCGTTTCTGTTCATCTGGTTTACAGTCAATTGCATACGGAGCAGAGCGTATTATGCTAGGTCATGCCGAAGCGATTATCGCTGGTGGAGTGGAGTCTATGAGCATGGTTCCGATGATGGGAAATACGATTCGTCCGAATGCACATCTTGCACAAACAGCGCCGCAATACTATATGGGAATGGGTCACACAGCGGAACAAGTAGCAACTAAGTATGGTATTAGTCGTGAAGATCAGGATGGATTTGCAGTAAGATCACATGAACTAGCGGCAGCAGCTATTGCAGCAGGAAAGTTCAATGATGACATTGTACCAGTTGAAGTGATAAAGCATTTTGTAGATGAAAACAATAAAGCACAGCAGAATAAATTCATGTTCGAAATGGATGAAGGCGTACGTATAGGAACTTCGTTAGAAACTCTTGCTAAATTACGCCCTGCATTCAATGTTCGTGGATCAGTAACAGCAGGAAATGCTTCACAAACTTCAGATGGAGCAGGTGCTGTATTAATCATGGATCGTGAAGTTGCAGAAGTACAAGGATTAAAGCCGCTTGCCAAATTCCGTTCATTTGCAGTTGGGGGAGTACCTCCAGAGGTAATGGGAATCGGACCAATTGTAGCGGTACCAAAAGCATTAAAACTTGCAGGATTATCTATCGAAGACATCGATCTTTGGGAAATCAATGAAGCATTCGCGTCTCAATCTATTCAAGTTGTTCGTCACTTAGGTATAGATATGGATAAAGTGAATGTAAACGGTGGGGCAATTGCTCTAGGTCATCCTTTAGGTGCAACAGGAACTATTTTATCTTTGAAATTGATG